One Candidatus Paceibacterota bacterium genomic region harbors:
- the rpsP gene encoding 30S ribosomal protein S16 has product MLKIRLQRTGRKHQPTFRVVLTDSKNSTKSGRFLEVLGSHDFRRDGATSLEADRVKHWLEKGAQASGTVHNLLISQKIITGKKINVLPKKTVAKKEEEPKAEVKAEEKVETKTEEKVEETAPEETPAA; this is encoded by the coding sequence ATGTTAAAAATACGATTACAACGCACAGGACGAAAACACCAGCCTACCTTTCGCGTGGTGCTGACTGATTCAAAAAACAGCACAAAAAGCGGCCGTTTTCTTGAAGTGCTCGGTTCACACGATTTTCGCCGAGATGGCGCTACTAGTCTTGAGGCTGACCGGGTCAAGCATTGGCTTGAAAAAGGCGCTCAAGCTTCCGGCACAGTTCACAATCTACTTATTTCCCAAAAGATTATCACTGGCAAAAAAATAAACGTTTTACCTAAAAAAACTGTGGCAAAGAAAGAGGAGGAGCCAAAAGCTGAAGTGAAGGCAGAAGAAAAAGTGGAAACAAAAACCGAAGAAAAAGTAGAAGAGACAGCCCCAGAAGAAACCCCAGCTGCCTAG
- the rnr gene encoding ribonuclease R, protein MDKNKGIGIISINSKGVGFITPHIDDGHRGLTPPSKFQKDRDKDIMVSPEKLNTAFPGDEVGFEITGKNRFDRVEGKVTSIIKRARTTFVGILEKAQNGFYLIADDKRVYVDILIPQNLISENLQPKAQADFKAQIEITDWKGTEGHPIAKILSVLGPKGNNDVEMHSIVLEKGFDIGFPDEVVAEAHTLEKTEKPIRADEIAGRRDMRGATTFTIDPIDAKDFDDAISYNELSENADEVEIGVHIADVSYYVRPGTALDKEAYKRAFSVYLVDRTIPMLPEVLSNDLCSLNPQTDKLAFSSIFKMKKSTGEVTSSWFGRTIINSNKRFSYEEAQEVIDRGSASPSDGAKFQPDLLALRDVARKLREKKFENGAIDFETEEVKFRLDENGKPIEVYKKQRLETHKLVEEYMLLSNRQVAEFIFKSIENKNGAASIYRIHDVPQTDKIHELALFLKAMGYDLPVKDGKGGNGSISAKDINALLKEIAGKPEESLIKTATIRSMSKAIYSPANIGHFGLAFEYYTHFTSPIRRYADLLVHRILQNILVGGKISQDEFARYKRMADQCSEREVKAAEAERTSIKLKQVEYMSERVGQIFEGTISGVTEWGMYVEEKNTKCEGMIKIRDMTDDFYQHDEKRYALVGQKNKKVYSLGDVVKFKVTGADVERKSLDYVLAI, encoded by the coding sequence ATGGATAAAAATAAAGGGATCGGTATCATAAGTATCAACTCGAAAGGCGTCGGCTTCATCACTCCCCACATAGACGACGGACATAGGGGCCTCACTCCCCCATCAAAATTTCAAAAAGATCGAGACAAGGACATCATGGTTTCTCCAGAAAAGCTCAATACCGCTTTTCCTGGAGACGAAGTAGGTTTTGAGATCACGGGTAAAAACCGGTTTGATCGGGTGGAAGGAAAAGTGACCAGCATCATCAAACGCGCTCGCACTACTTTTGTCGGAATCCTCGAAAAAGCTCAGAATGGTTTTTATTTGATTGCGGATGATAAACGCGTATATGTGGACATTCTCATTCCTCAAAATTTAATTTCGGAAAATCTGCAGCCTAAGGCCCAAGCAGATTTTAAAGCTCAAATCGAAATCACGGACTGGAAAGGAACTGAGGGTCATCCGATAGCAAAGATTCTTTCTGTCCTCGGACCCAAAGGCAACAATGATGTTGAAATGCATTCAATTGTTTTGGAAAAAGGGTTTGATATTGGTTTTCCGGATGAAGTGGTGGCCGAAGCACACACCCTTGAAAAAACCGAAAAGCCAATCCGAGCCGATGAGATTGCTGGCCGCCGCGACATGCGTGGCGCCACCACCTTTACTATAGACCCAATAGATGCGAAGGATTTTGACGATGCTATTTCCTACAACGAACTCTCGGAAAATGCTGACGAGGTAGAAATTGGCGTGCACATTGCGGATGTATCCTACTATGTCCGTCCAGGGACAGCCCTAGACAAAGAAGCCTACAAAAGGGCCTTCTCAGTCTATCTTGTCGATCGCACGATCCCAATGCTGCCAGAGGTTTTGTCCAACGATCTTTGTAGTCTCAATCCTCAAACAGACAAGCTAGCTTTTTCTTCTATTTTTAAAATGAAAAAGTCTACAGGTGAAGTGACTTCAAGCTGGTTTGGTCGGACTATTATCAATTCGAACAAACGCTTTAGTTATGAAGAGGCCCAAGAGGTCATTGACCGAGGGAGCGCCAGCCCGAGCGATGGGGCCAAGTTTCAACCAGATTTGCTGGCGCTCCGAGACGTAGCTCGTAAGCTTCGAGAAAAGAAATTTGAGAATGGCGCGATTGATTTTGAAACCGAAGAGGTAAAATTTCGCCTGGACGAAAATGGCAAGCCCATCGAGGTCTATAAAAAGCAGCGCCTTGAGACTCACAAGCTCGTCGAAGAATACATGCTCCTCTCCAATCGACAGGTAGCTGAATTTATCTTCAAATCAATAGAAAATAAAAATGGGGCTGCTTCAATCTATCGTATTCACGATGTGCCTCAGACAGATAAAATCCACGAACTTGCTCTCTTTTTGAAAGCTATGGGTTATGATTTACCGGTAAAAGATGGAAAGGGTGGAAATGGTAGCATCTCGGCCAAAGATATCAATGCCCTCCTCAAGGAAATCGCTGGAAAACCTGAAGAATCTCTGATCAAGACAGCCACTATCCGCTCTATGTCCAAGGCTATTTATTCCCCTGCGAACATCGGACACTTTGGTTTGGCTTTTGAATATTATACTCATTTTACTTCGCCTATTCGTCGTTATGCTGACCTATTGGTCCATCGCATTTTGCAAAACATTTTGGTCGGTGGAAAAATTTCTCAAGATGAGTTTGCGCGATATAAAAGAATGGCGGATCAGTGCTCGGAGCGTGAGGTCAAGGCCGCTGAAGCAGAGCGTACCTCCATCAAGCTCAAGCAAGTAGAGTATATGAGTGAGCGTGTTGGACAAATATTTGAAGGGACTATCTCTGGCGTGACCGAATGGGGCATGTATGTTGAGGAAAAAAATACTAAGTGCGAGGGTATGATCAAGATTCGCGACATGACTGACGACTTTTATCAGCATGACGAAAAACGTTACGCTCTCGTCGGTCAAAAAAATAAAAAAGTGTACTCGCTGGGGGACGTTGTAAAATTCAAGGTCACCGGGGCGGATGTGGAGAGAAAGTCTTTGGACTACGTTTTGGCAATTTAG
- a CDS encoding KH domain-containing protein → MNELDAQFLDYVIKALVENPNAVKINRTVDEMGVLLTLTVDPVDMGKIIGRAGNTAKAIRTILRVVGMKNNARVNLKINEPEGGGSTGGMKKESVTKTLDESMADLKL, encoded by the coding sequence ATGAACGAATTAGATGCTCAGTTCCTGGACTACGTTATCAAAGCGCTTGTTGAAAACCCAAATGCCGTAAAAATTAATCGTACCGTGGATGAAATGGGGGTACTCCTCACTTTGACGGTTGATCCTGTTGATATGGGCAAGATTATTGGCCGAGCCGGCAACACGGCTAAAGCTATCCGGACTATTCTCCGAGTAGTAGGTATGAAAAACAATGCTCGCGTCAACCTCAAAATAAACGAACCAGAAGGTGGAGGTAGTACGGGGGGCATGAAGAAGGAATCAGTCACCAAGACTTTGGATGAATCGATGGCAGATTTAAAACTTTAA